ttttgagattttttcttctttgataattggtattaaaattttgaaaacgtgtttcTTGCTTGTCAGGTTTTCTGTTTAGATACTTTTTGCGTCTGCTATTTTATAATTCTatgcatgcgtgaaacatcagtAGAGAAAATACTTTAATTTCACTTCTTGTCATAGGGTGGATGAGAGAggggtgtttatttatttatctatttccagaatcataatctccggggttttttttttcctacgtaCTTcgccaaaaatatttttttaagggaaaatttaagaaatttggggggggggggatttaaattttgaaatgctgATTTTTTGGCAAATTCGGAATCTCCACCTTCGATATAGTGTGTTcctgtaataaaaaaataaaaaaatcccaAAGGGAATCCGGTCCATGATCTTTACCTCTGCCGTCAATTTAACTGAATATTATTGCATGTAATTTAGTGCATGAACAAAAGCTAACATAAATCGTTTTCATAAATTTGTATTTTGGACGGTTAAGCCCACTATtcccataaaatgtgtttatgacATCTGGGTAATATTTCAATCAAAATGACCACAGACAAGTttctatttaaataaaaaagactGGCAAtatgtcgagctggcagaaatgttagcgtgtTAGAAAAAATGCTGACCGGTATGTTGTGTTGTTCTCTATATTTATGTACGTTTAAGGCGGCGTGtttggctgaaacgttagcacgccgggcgaaatgcgtagccgtatttcgtctgccgttacgttctgagttcaaattccgccgaggtcgacttagcctttcatcctttcggggtcgataaattaagtaccagttacgtactggggtcgatgtaatcgacttaatcccttcgtctgtccttgtttgtcccctctatgtttagccccttgtgggtaataaagaaacatatatatatgtacgtttaagaCGGCGagttggctgaaacgttagcacgccgggcgaaatgcgtagccgtatttcgtctgccgttacgttctgagttcaaattccgccgaggtcgacttagcctttcgtcctttcggggtcgataaatcaagtaccagttacgcactggggtcgatgtaatcgacttaatccgtttgtctgtccttgtttgtcccctctgtgtttagccccttgtgggtagcaaagaaatagatatatttatgtacgttttGAGTTCGCTTCCCACGAGAATCAACTTAGTTTTTCATaacttttgaggttgataaatcaGAGTACCAGTCGTCTACGGTTATCGATGTTATTGACTATATCTTTCTCACCAAAATTTCTGGCTaagtgccaaaaattgaaacaattaaaaaggaGATGAAAAAACAGATATAGCTTTTCGAAATCTGCTTCACGATAGGAAGAGCATCGAAGGATCAGAAAGCGATGTCGTTGCGAACGTTTGGTTACCAGAAGCTAGCTATCACTGTGGTAACTTTCCATGCCTTAccatgtgagttcaaatcccaatagGATGTTTGCTATTATTCATGCTTACTCAGACACTCAAAAAAGGACGTGACATTAGACTTATTGCCTTATGGggtgatctttcgtctctagtagacctttccgtcgatttccgtaaaaattttttttttttacatatgggcttgcgggaacttttgaagtaatatacatacatatacacatacaccgagtaaaaaatttcagttatctctttctttcacacattactctgtctcttcacacacactaacagaagcacttcacttacacaacatactgtgtgtctcccacaccccatcaaacacacacacacacatatacatcaatgcctcccctggacggtaacttcaaaagaacttccctcgtcatacaatcgctttctcttagtctctttcgctctcattacttcaaaagttcccgcaagcccatacgtgaaaaaaaaaaattcttacggaaatcgacggaaaggtctactagagacgaaagattgccgactTATGTTCTAAATTACAGTATATGCTCAAGTAAAATTCAATCGTATGTAATCTGGGCAAAATGAATACGAGTTACTTTAAACCACATGTAATATGAAAACTAGGTTTTCAAAAATAACTGATCGATTTTTCAGTTTGGAAGGATATTATCCTGTACTCACAACGAAGTagcatatttcttttaatattttttttaatgtattttcacTTCTACATAATCGCTCCATCCTCAAAGGGTTCGcataattttattattagcaGACATTATGaccaatgttgaagtgaatcttcgTCAACTTACCGTTTTCAGACGTGAACCAGTGCCCGATGACATCACAAAATTGTGGAAGTTGTTCccctttctattatatatttcctCAATTATCCGACGAATTCCTCTTCTGACCGACTGAATTCTTCGTTTTATTTCCCTTTCATAAGTTCTTTCCACTATTTTCTTTATCCCCATTTTACACACATGTAAgctatttcaacaatattttatgtcataattatatattatatatacaataaatcgATTTAattctttttgtctgtccttgtttgtcccctctatggctagccccttgtgggcagtaaagaaattataACATCGTCTTGacttaatttaatatttacaaaGCGTACTTGAAAGATTTCATACAAGTGgatttcataggcgcaggagtggctgtgtggtaagtagcttgtttaccaaccacatggttccgggttcagtcccactgtgtggcaccttgggcaagtgtcttctactatagcctggggccgaccaaagccttgtgagtggatttggtagacggaaactgaaagaagcccatcgtatatatgtatatatatatatgtgtgtgtgtttgtgtgtctgtgtttgtccccctagcattgcttgacgaccgatgctgatgtgtttgcgtccccgtcacttagcggttcggcaaaggagactgatagaataagtactgggcttacaaagaataagtcccggggtcgatttgctcgactaaaggcggtgctccagcatggccgcagtcaaatgactgaaacgagtaaaagagtatatatacaataaatcgatttaatccttttgtctgtccttgtttgtcccctctatggctagccccttgtgggcagtaaaggaatTATAACATCGCCTTGACTTAATTTAATGTTTGCAAAGCGTACTTAAAAGATTTCATGCAAGTGTATTAACTGAGAACATTTTAGACTCTATTACAAATTGAGGAGGGTTAAATGGGTGTTTTGCTGTTTTGAACAGAGTTGGTTTCTTCCTTAATTGAAACACAACGGTTATTTTACTCGGTGGTGGATGATTTTTGATTTACCATGTATGGGATGCAACATAGGGAACGAATTAGTGTGAAAGTTGGTGTTTCTGAATGTATTAAATTATATGAGGAACTTTCCACCTATGTCACCGTTGTCATTAAAGCTGGAGAAAATTGTCACTGACACCGCTTACTGAGTATGTCTATAACGAAATCCAATTAAACTAATTATATCATGTGTAGTAATTATCTCGTGTTGAGGAGAACGTTAATGATTGTGGATAACATAAGGTGTCCTACGTATTTCAGGGTCTATGTTCCATCCCCTTcatgattaaatatttcatttcatcacaAACTACGTTACATCCTTAATTGGTTGCTTAATTGGTTATACAGAATAAGGGGTAATGAGTTTTAATCAACTAAAAATGAGGGAATACCTTGCCcccttttcttgacattttgTGTTGCTTTCAAATCTAAAACATTTATACTTTCACAACACATTATCAATTTTTCTACTATCCATGGTAATTTATCGAGAGCACGTTCTAATCAACAACTAAAAATGAGGGAACAATTTATCCGATCATTCTTGACCTTTTAGATGTCTAAAGTACCCATTATTTGGATCACCATCACAACACATTATCTACTTTTCTACTATCCACAGTAAACAATTCTGATTTATCAAAAGCACGTACATATATTTGGtccctacatataaatatacacattttctTTCAATAACTTTCTTCACCCACCCCCTTTCTTAACACagaaaaagaattctttttttgCTAACAACAATATGTATGTGCCTCGTCGAGAGGACCCAATGAGCAAAAAACTTTCTCCTGGTAAGTAGAAAATATACTATCCTACATATTTCCCATACAAACTGAGACCTTTATGATATCTAAAAGAAGAAACTGAACTaagttatatacacagacatttcTCAGTTTTTAAGAATTCCTCGGTAATTAATATGGAAGACGTTAATTATTTGGATAGTTCCAACACAACTGTTTTTACCAACAGAGATACAGTTACTCAAACGTGCAGTGATGAGAAACCTTTACAAAGTGCTGCGGTAACAGGAAATATTCTTGAATATTCTTGTGAGATTTGTACGAAAACATTCCCTTCAGAAGACGAAGTCTTGACGCACAAAGAAACGCATAATAAGGGAAAACCTCTCCACTATAAAATAAGCGAGAAACCTCTTGTTTGTAACAGGGAGTTAGCAAAACACAAACGAAAACACGGTGGAAAAAAATCTTATCATTGTGGAATCTGCGGCAAACTTTTCACCCAAAACTCTCATCTTGTAACCCATATACGTattcacactggagaaaaaccgtatcactgtgaaaTATGTGGCAAATCTTTCGCTTCTAACAGTAATTTAACATGTCATAAACGAATACACACGGGAGaaaaaccgtatcactgtgagaTATGTGGGGAGTCGTTCCCTGATAACTATAATCTTGGAGTTCACATACGAATACACACCGGTGAAAAACCGTATCGTTGTGAAACTTGCGGGAAATCTTTTGCTTCCAACTGTGATTTAGCAAAGCACAAACGGATACACACGGGCGAAAAACCCTTCTGTTGTGAAgtgtgtggtaaatcattctctaatagTTCGAATCTTCGCGTCCACAAACGTAGCCACACGGGTGAGAAACCGTATTGTTGTGAAACGTGTGAGAAGTCGTTTGTGTCCAACAGTGATTTAAACAGACACAAACGAATTCACACGGGAGAAAAACCGTTCCACTGCGAAATCTGCGGGAAATCATTTATCAGTAATGGTCATTTGAAATCACACAAACGAATCCACACGGGTGAGAAATCGTATCATTGTGAAATATGTGGCAAGTCTTTCGTTAATAATTCCAATCTTGTAGTCCATGTACGAAGCCACTCTGGAGAAAAGCCCTACCACTGTGAAATATGCGGCGAATCGTTTGTATATAACAGTTACTTAAAGaaccacaaacaaatacacagccTTCTGTCTGTGAAAAACGAGAAAGTCTTCTCTTGAAAAtctatacttctctctctctctctctctctctatccgctcagtcgaagtcgactctcggtcactcgttggatcagtgtcctccagtcagttctatcctgggccgcttccttcaggttggctatgtccattccggtatcaatCCAAACTTATTGTTCGTTAATTTGtggggaaatattttgaaaaatggtTGCATCTTTTGCCACTATAACGGCTGTTCTATACAGAACTATGTGATTACATTTTAACCCCCGAGAAAACGTGTTTTCCAGTTGGTTAACAAGACACATCCTGCGTCTGATATATTATGAATAAGGGAGCGAATCACTCCCCTCCAGCTTGGTAAGACTAGTAGAGCATGGTTTCTGGATCTTTGCTCATCATCAGTACTAGATACTTGCCTGCTAGAGATGGTAGTCAATCATCCGTACTCACAATATTTTGAGAAACATCCTCTATGAATTCTTATCTTGTAGCGGAGTcaaccaaagacttatgagtgcatttggtaaatggaaactgaaagaaggccgtatatatatatgtatatatatatatatatatatatataactacaaaattagagaatggagaaatatacttaaatcagtaaaacatcaactatccgatgaaactcaatccatactttaatacaccattacatattagtaaaggcaatacataaaatgaaatgagatatacagtaatagtaaaaagataaagagatataagtaaaaaattttcaaatatgatatgcaaatactcttttactcttttactcttttacttgtttcagtcctttgactgcggccatggtggagcaccgcctttagttgagcgactcgaccccgggacttattctttttttgtaagcccagtacttatgctatcggtctcttttgctgaaccgctaagtaacagggacataaacacaccagcatcggttgtcaagcaatgctagggggacaaacacagacacacaaacacatacacacacacatatatatgcacatatatacgacaggcttctttcagtttccgtctaccaaatccactcacaaggcattggtcggcccggggctatagcagaagacacttgcccaagatgccaagcagtgggactgaacccggaaccatgaggttggttagcaagctacttgccacacagccactcctgtggtttattatttaagattacattgattcctccatggtattgttttgtatttataataaaataaatatatgcaaattataaaaataattaaaagaatatacagtacagtgctatttctactttgcagattttcacccATCTCAGTGGGTTTTGGAATATAATACCTGCGATAGTCAagagatttctatatatatatataataatatatatatatatatatatatatatatattatatatatatttatatatttattatatatatatatatatatatatataatatatatatttatatatatatatatatatatatttatatatatatatatatttatatataatatatatatatatatatatatatatatatatatatatatatatatatatatttatatatatatatatatttatatatatatttatattatatatatatatatatatattatatatatatatattatatatatatttatatatatatatttatatatataatatatatatatatatatatatatatatatttatatatttatatatatatatatatatttatatattatatatatatatgtatcaaatgaaaaacagaacacaaaggatgttgcagtacatatgtttcgggctttgtagaacaacttattcttacatcaatgcataatcaattatgtcgattatgcattggtgtaagaataagttgttctataaagcccgaaacatatgtaccgcaacatcctttgtgtcctgtttttcattttatttcatttgatacatatatcctatcacctatgctactagctggcatatacaggtgcttacatttatcaagtattcaccctgaattttttattatatatatatatatatactggagtaagcacatattTGGGAATTATGAATacgcatcattatcatcatcataggtttaacatccaatttccacacttgcatgggttagagcagtggttctcaaccatttcttttatCTATAGCTccctttgattactgttttattctggagGACCCCGGTAACCAattgatgtttaaccctttggtgttcatattcctctgccaaaattaattcttgtttattcacaatattttgatcatgcattatcttgtagctttgagattttgatgatgtgatcgcTTATTCTTAGGGTAGGTGTGACATGtgagatctgaccagtttgaacataaagcacaTTGAATATTCGGGcaagatatggctagtttaaatgctaaaggattaaaaactagtttaatagatacttctttcaaaattcttattgtttttcacctattcatttttattcttttacttgaagactcggcaagccatacgagaccataacctcgtggcctaagccaggggtgtaaccagcccacttatgcatacctttccttcattggacactaaactctacttgcaaagacctgttgaggcaagtgaaattgaaatcaaatttgatggctggcatctgtgctagtggagtgctaagagcaccatccgagcgggatcgttgccagagtggctaactgggttctgtgctggtggcacgtaaaaagcaccattcaaacgtgatcattaccagcgtcgccttactggcacgtgaaaaaacatttgagctaggtcgttgccagtgccgctggactggtctcctgtgcaggtggcatgtaaaaaacaccatttgaatatggccgttgccagtaccgcctgactggcccttgtgccggtggcacgtaaaagcacccactacactctcggagtggttggcgttgggaagggcatccagctatagaaactctgccagatcttattggagcctggtgcagcgctcagtcaaaccgtccaacccatgccagcattgaaagcggacgttaaacgacgatgatgatgatttggcaaTAAAATTTCTTACAGAgacataatttcttttatgatgacTAAAAACACAAGGAGTTAAATATATGGaggtgaaatttgtagaaaattttcattcatagttttcataaataaatatatacaggagaaaaataatattcttttctaatttaggcacgaGGCCGAAAatgtttggggaaggggccagtcaattagatcaaacccagtgcgcaactggtacttaatttatcaacccccaaaaggaggaatggcaaagtcgacctcggtggaatttgaactcagaatgtaaagacagatgaaatacctatttctttattacccacaaggggctaaacacagaggggacaaacaaggacagacataggtattaaatcgaccccagagcgtaactggtacttaatttatcgaccccgaaaggatgaaaggcaaagtcgacctcggcggaatttgaactcacaacgtaacgcagatgaaataccgctaagcatttcgcccggcgtgataatgtttcttatttctttattgcccacaaggggctaaacatagaggggacaaacaaagggattaagtcgattacatcgatcccagtgcgtaactggtacttaatttatcgacctcgaaaggatgaaaggcaaagtcgacctcggcggaatttgaactcggaacgtaaagacagacgaatctctgctaagcatttcgcccggcgtgttaatgtttctgccagctcgccgcctttgcgcTATATCCAACCTGGAGATGAATGAAGAATCATTGCAGTAATAACCGATATTAAAGGCAAaaagaccagtaattttgagaaAAATGGCAAGTTAGctttattgactccagtgctggatcggtactttactttattgaccgcgaaaggatgaaagccaatgtTGACCtaggttggatttgaactcagaatgtaaagaactgagcACTTTGTCCGGCGCTGTCC
The DNA window shown above is from Octopus sinensis linkage group LG30, ASM634580v1, whole genome shotgun sequence and carries:
- the LOC115226407 gene encoding zinc finger protein OZF-like, translating into MEDVNYLDSSNTTVFTNRDTVTQTCSDEKPLQSAAVTGNILEYSCEICTKTFPSEDEVLTHKETHNKGKPLHYKISEKPLVCNRELAKHKRKHGGKKSYHCGICGKLFTQNSHLVTHIRIHTGEKPYHCEICGKSFASNSNLTCHKRIHTGEKPYHCEICGESFPDNYNLGVHIRIHTGEKPYRCETCGKSFASNCDLAKHKRIHTGEKPFCCEVCGKSFSNSSNLRVHKRSHTGEKPYCCETCEKSFVSNSDLNRHKRIHTGEKPFHCEICGKSFSANSHLLVHKRSHTGEKPFRCEICEKSFVDNSVLRKHKRIHTGEKPFHCVICGKSFLSNSDLTKHKRIHSGEKPYCCEVCGKYFVYNSDFNRHKRIHTGEKPYRCEICGKSFTDNSNLVGHKRSHTGESSYSCEICDKSFSVNSCLVIHRRCHTGEKPYRCEICGKSFADNSHLVVHIRSHTGEKPYQCEICKKSFVSKSVLTIHHRTHTGEKPFHCEICGKCFITNGVLKTHRIIHTGEKPFHCEVCKKSFITNSLLKKHKQLHV